GTTACTCAAGGGTGTATGGCATGCTGGATCTTCTTTGAGGGCATGATTTAGTTCAGGTCTTCTTGTCCAGTCTTTGGCTCTTGTGCATTGAATCTGGAGCCATTGTTTGCCCAACGTCTACCTAACCCCATTAATTTATTTTACTTCCTTGAATTACAATCTTCACCCATCATGTTAGTTTAGATGAAGCTGAATTTACTATATATCTAAAATTAGGGGATTATGCAATCTCTTAAGTTCTTGCCTTCTTGGTCATCTTTTTAGATAAACTGTTATTCCGCTGGCTACAAGTATACTCTGCTTTTCCAGAAATCTTTAGTCTTGTTCTGAACAAAATCATCTATTCTTGATTGGAATCTTGAGATTGCACATTTTTCATCAGGGCAAAAAGGGCAGGATCTCGTTAAGAATGTCGTCCTAGTGGGCACAAGGTCGAACATGAAGCTACCAGTGAGTATTGTTTAATCCTATCCATTATTTTATAAAGCACCAAGATGGTAGTATAACATCTAATGGTTGCATTGCTGCCATATGACATATCTAAGATTTACAAAGAAAAACTAAATGAACATCCTTTTTTAGTCCTTGATGATTAGCTAAATTATCATCAAGTGGACCAGATTATCTTTTGGAGCCACTTTAAAATATAAAATATATGTTTCATGGGGCTGTAGGATATATTGTATAGATATGCTAAAAGATGAAACTTGAAAGAGTTAAGCGGATAACAACTCATATGGTGAAAGATGTTGGTCATCATCTCCTTCTCTTTCCAATATTATTCCCGTTACTTGTGTACATGACTTTGCAGGGAACACCGAGTTATCCTCTGTTAGCTTGGAGGATGGTGCTATGGGCGACCACGTCGGCAATGGCAACAGCGAAGGCAACAATGATGTTGAGAACATGGTGGTAGCCTAAGGTGACTTAGAAACTTATGAAGGTGTAGATGATGCTCCAGATCATGAACCAGTGGACTTAGAAACATGAGTCTTATTGTTTTGGGTGGCGGTGGCATGTATGCGTACAACTGACATGTTACTGCTGTTGAGCAAATAAAACAACAGCAATTAAAAATTTCAGATGTCATCTACCAAATGTTCAATCATGCATGGATACGTGCTATGTATATACTGGTCTTGGATGCTTGTACGAAGATATGATGTGGATTTTCACTTAATGGGATCATACGTGGACCATTGATATGTGCTAATAAATTTGTAACTATAGAAGGATATGGATTTGTCAGATACATGCTCAACATTGATCCTAAAGAAAGAAAAATACATGCTCAACATAATTCATTTTCCTGCGTGCCATTTTCCCTGTAGGCTGGCCGTCACAATAAGTCTACCTATAAACCTGACGGCATCAAGATTTTCCTGAGGGTAGTCGACAGGAATAACCGTCAGGAAAATAATTCCTGTCGGCTGGCCGTCAGGCATTAAAAGATTTCCCTGTCGTTTTATTCCTGGCGAAATTTTCCTGTCGGGTAACCGTCAGGAAATATTTTCCTGACGGGATTTGGCTTTTTCCTGTGGGTTCTTAGCCGTGGGGAAAAGTCTGTTTTCTGGTAGTGTCTTGTAACAAAGGTAGGTTGTTAGGAAGATTTGATCCTATCTCTTGTATAGCTTGGAGGATGGGTCAAGACTCCAACAACTTGCCGCCGCATGTATTCCTTGTGCTATATAAACACGCACGCGTCCCTGCTACGATGCATACGCTTATCACAAACCAATTCCTCTTACAAACATActtaatatgtactccctccgtatcaaaatatTTTAATATGGAAGGAGTATAACAGAAAACTATGTTTCACGATGTAGCTCATGGTATTCAATTATATCTCATATTTTTTCTCTATAATTTTGGTCAAGCTTTACATATCAAGATTTGCACCCTACTTTTTGAAACGGATGGAGTATATAATTAAGTGACACATTGGCTACTCCGATTCTTTGAGTCGGAGAGTTCTAGATCAGTGTATTGCCACTTACTGCGTTATCTTTGCCATGTCCAGGCATAACATGTTTTGCATGATAAGGCTCCGCGAAGAACTGGAAGCACTAGGATatcatgacaaagatactcttttcggaGCTCCTTACGATCTACGGCGTGCTCCACCAACCTCGGGCCAGCCATCTCAGGTGTACTCCGACTACTATGCTCGTGTCAAGGATCTGGTGCACCACGCAAGTGAGAAGAATGGGAACAAGCCGGTCATCCTCATTGGTCATAGCTTCGGCAGCAGGGTCATCCTCGATTTCCTCAACTCAACTTCCCTGTCATGGAGGcaaaagctcatcaagcatatgatTGTCATCTCACCCACGCCTTCTACAGGCTTCACCCAGGTGGTCACGAACCTTGCATCCGGACCCGATGTTATTGCTGTTCCAACCGTTCCATCGCTTGTTTTGCGGCCAATGTGGAGGGCCTTCGAGAGTTCCCTTCTGTCCCTGCCATCTCCCGCTGTTTTTGGTCACAAGCCGCTCGTGATCACCAACCTCGGGCCAGCCATCTCAGGTGTACTCCGACTACTATGCTCGTGTCAAGGATCTGGTGCACCACGCAAGTGAGAAGAATGGGAACAAGCCGGTCATCCTCATTGGTCATAGCTTCGGCGGCAGGGTCATCCTCGATTTCCTCAACTCAACTTCCCTGTCATGGAGGcaaaagctcatcaagcatatgatTGTCATCTCACCCACGCCTTCTACAGGCTTCACCCAGGTGGTCACGAACCTTGCATCCGGACCCGATGTTATTGCTGTGCCAACCGTTCCATCGCTTGCTTTGCGGCAAATGTGGAGGGCCTTCGAGAGTTCCCTTCTGTCCCTGCCATCTCCTGCTGTTTTTGGTCACAAGCCGCTCGTGATCACCAACCTCGGGCCAGCCATCTCAGGTGTACTCCGACTACTATGCTCGTGTCAAGGATCTGGTGCACCACGCAAGTGAGAAGAATGGGAACAAGCCGGTCATTCTCATTGGTCATAGCTTCGGCGGCAGGGTCATCCTCGATTTCCTCAACTCAACTTCCCTGTCATGGAGGCAAAAGCTCATCAAGTATATGATTGTCATCTCACCCACGCCTTCTACAGGCTTTACCCAGGTGGTCACGAACCTTGCATCCGGACCCGATGTTATTGCTGTTCCAGCCGTTCCATCGCTTGCTTTGCGGCAAATGTGGAGGGCCTTCGAGAGTTCCCTTCTGTCCCTGCCATCTCCTGCTGTTTTTGGTCACAAGCCGCTCGTGATCACCAAAAACAGGAACTACTCAGCATACGACTACCCGCATTTTCTTGCAGCACTCGGTTTCAGCACCGACGAAGTTGTGCCCTTCACGAAACGGGTGCTTCCGACAATGCTGAGGGTTGATGCGCCAATGGTACCAACAACATACCTCAATGGAGCCGGCGTACAAACGATGGAACATGTGATGTATTGGGAAGGTAACTTTGACGTTGCCCCAGTGATCGTGCATGGCGACCGAGATGGGTGCATCAATTTGGTTAGCGTGTTGTCGTTCGCCAAGGAACTGCATAGGCAGCAGCGGCAGAATAACATACACTTCAAGTTCGTCAAGATTGATCATGCCACACACTATGATATTGCTAGTCGAGAGCATTCACTTAGAATAATTATGAATGAAGTTCTCGAAGCAAATTGCTCAAGAGTCAAGGTAAGATTTGCGGAATAACATACACTTCAAGTTCATCAAGGATCATGACACGCTTCGATATTGTTATTTGGGATCATTCACTTAGGAGCTATGTCTGTATTCTAGAAGCAAATTCCTCAAGAGTCATCATGTATTGTTTCTTTCTTTTGATAAAGCTCATTTTTTTGTGGGGGATAAAGCACATTTTCGTTCAATGGTGCTACGTTCGCATTGAGCGAATGCGCGTCCTGTGCATAAGACGATGCACATAGCCGACATGTCCAACACAATCAAAAATTAAATATCGTTTAAGTCAATAATAAAAAAGAGTCCAGCCTAAGATTACAAAACTTCTATTCAAAGAATACACTGCCATCCATGATGGGACCAGCGGAATAGATGACATGATAAAAATATCTCTGTCCTCGGCGCGGGAGGACCCAGGCTTCCACGGCGCCCCTCGCCGCGGCTGCGGCACGCCTATTCCGCTGGCTCACCCCGGCCGAGCAACTCGAGCGTCgtcgccaagggttgtgcttcaattGCGACGAGCCCTACGTACCGGGCCACGTCTGCCCACGACTCTTCTGCCTGGAGGCTACAGACTACATTGAggaggaccccgccgccgccgggctcggcgaccagcccgcccCAATTGACGCGGAGGTGTTTGGCGACCGTTGATCTGCCCCGCCTTCCAGCTCAAAGACGAGTTGTTTGTGcagggagagatgttatgaccggtatattaggggcttagcccagttatTTTGGGattaagcaagaagcaatcatagCTTCCTTAGGGAGccaggagacctaaccctagccgccgctgcacTCTCATACTCAtactcacactcacactcacactctcactctcactcactcactcactcactcactcactcactctctctctctctctcactcactcactccctccctccctccctccttccctctctctctctcatgcaacgATGGCGCCCCAGTGCCGGCGACCACACCATCCCTCCTTCCACCCCTACAACCTGAGACAACGCCCTCGTAGGGATTCGGTTCCTACCAACATGCATTTGTCAGGACTCAGGACCTAAATTAGAAATTACCATGCAGGATTCAGGATGTAGCAATTCCCAAAGAAGCAGGAGCACCGGAGCTGCTGAGCAGAGCAGAGCAGGCGAGCTGGAAAGCGTTCCTCCGGGGCAAAGGTGCCCTGGACGGCTAGACAGTGACTGAaagcaaattttcagaattttttgaaacatttaaaaTCGATTACCTAAATGTTGCAAGCTCCAAGAGAAGGCCGTTACTAGTACTAGTACGGCACACTAGCAGGATGTCTATCTATCAACAGTACCAATCTGAAGTCAAGGATATGTACACACAAGTCATACTAGATAATGCAATCGAAAGCTAATGTGTACATCACCAGCCATAGGAATCGGCCGAACAAGAACATCGAAAACAAAGGATGTGTGTCCATGGCACTACATAGTACATAATGTCAAACAAGATATGTATGAGGAGATAGATAAGATAGATAGCCGCATGGGTAGTTTAAATTCTGTTCAGTTGTAACTATGCTTTATCTCCTATACTTCTTCTCCCTCAAGTTATGTATCTCTCCAACAGAATTGTACGCGTATCAGGGACTCGCACTCCCCTATATAACACGTACCACGTCCCCCTCGAAGGGTAAGACGTTTCCGCAtcgcacatggtatacagagccaccTCTTCCAATCTCATCTAGCCTAGCTCATCGCCATTAGTGCCCTAGCCATGTCTTCCTCCGGCTCCTCCCACCCAAACCTCAACCAACAGGTCACGGAGAAGCTCACCCGCACGAACTATGTTCTGTGGCGCGCCCAGATCATGCCGCAGCTGCGGGGCGCCGGTGTCTTTGGCTATGCCGATGGCACCACACCGGAGCTGGCCCGACTCCTCGTCACCAAGGACAAAGACGGGAAGGAGTCCTCGACAcccaaccctctccacccaatCTGGGTACGGGAGGACCAGCAGGTACTTGGATATCTGCTCAACAATCTGTTCAAAGAGGTTCTTGTGCAGGTGACCGCGATCACCACGTCGCCCGCGCTCTGGGCTGCTCTGGCGGGCATGTTCTCGTTGCAGTCCCTCAGCCGGGTGAACAACATCCGCACGGCCCTCATCAACGCGCAGAAGGGGAACCAGTCCGTCGCCACCTACTTCGCCCACGTGCGCGGCCTCGCGGATGAACTCGCCGCGGCCGGCAAGCCTCTGCAAGATGACGAGCTTGTCTCCTACATCCTTCATGGGCTGGACATGGATTACCAGCCCCTGGTGTCCGCCCTCGACGCCCGCATCGTGCCTGTCTCCCTCGACGAGCTCTTCTCCATGATGAGCAACTTCGACCAGCGCGTGGCGCTCTTCCAGTCCTCGGGCGGCTTCAAGTCGTCAGCCAACGCCGCTTTTCGTGGCCGCGGCGGCGGCTCCTCTCATCAGCGCAGGTCACCTCGCAACAGGGGCAAGGCCTCGGGCGGGGGACACGGCAACAGCAACTCCAGCACTCGCGGCGGCGGGCGGCCCTCTTCTGGCAACAACAGGGGCCGTCGCGGTGGCTCCACCAGGTCACGGCCAGATGCACCTCGCTGCCAAATTTGTGGTAAGCTAGGGCATACGGCCAAAGACTGCTGGTATCGctacgacgacgacggcgactCCTCCCAAGACGAGGACAAACTTGCTGCTGCTACGGATGGCTCCTATGGAATCGACACCAACTGGTACGTCGACAGTGGCGCCACCAACCACATCACCAATGAACTTGAAAAGGTGACAATGAAGGAAAAATATCGTGGCAAGGATCAAATCCACACAGCTAGTGGTGAAGGTATGAGGATTAACCACATTGGTCACTCAATTTTTCATACCCCCCGTAGAAAAATTCATCTTAAGAAAATCTTGCATGTTCCTAGTGCCAATAAAAGCCTTCTCTCTAttcatagaattgctcttgataatCATGTTTTTCTTGAATTTCATCcatatttctttttgatcaaggatcaggccacGAAGAGAatcctctatcgaggtagatgtgttcgagggcttTACCCGTTGATTCCGGAGCGCGCAAGATTTAATAAACAGGCTTTTGGTGTTGTCAAACTCTCGTCAACACGATGGCACGATCGTTTAGGACATGCTTCTTTTGCTTTAGTTGAAAAACtccttaggaaaaataagctcctgTATGTTGGTGAGCGCAatgttgaaactatttgtgattcctGTCAGCGAGCTAAGAG
Above is a window of Triticum dicoccoides isolate Atlit2015 ecotype Zavitan chromosome 5B, WEW_v2.0, whole genome shotgun sequence DNA encoding:
- the LOC119310695 gene encoding lecithin-cholesterol acyltransferase-like 1 is translated as MSRHNMFCMIRLREELEALGYHDKDTLFGAPYDLRRAPPTSGQPSQVYSDYYARVKDLVHHASEKNGNKPVILIGHSFGSRVILDFLNSTSLSWRQKLIKHMIVISPTPSTGFTQVVTNLASGPADVIAVPAVPSLALRQMWRAFESSLLSLPSPAVFGHKPLVITKNRNYSAYDYPHFLAALGFSTDEVVPFTKRVLPTMLRVDAPMVPTTYLNGAGVQTMEHVMYWEGNFDVAPVIVHGDRDGCINLVSVLSFAKELHRQQRQNNIHFKFVKIDHATHYDIASREHSLRIIMNEVLEANCSRVKASTAPLAAAAARLFRWLTPAEQLERRRQGLCFNCDEPYVPGHVCPRLFCLEATDYIEEDPAAAGLGDQPAPIDAEVFGDR